The Sphingopyxis fribergensis genome contains a region encoding:
- a CDS encoding acyl-CoA dehydrogenase, protein MTYTPPTTEQLFVLNHIARIDAMAQHDRFAAATPDMVEAIVAGIGEFAAEVYAPLNRIGDTVNPKWDNGKVTMPPGFKDAYKQFVEAGWGSIDGPGEYGGQDLPFTLATVVIEALGSANMGFSLCSILTPGAIHALMAYGTEEQRQTWLPKLVTGEWNGTMNLTEPAAGSDVGALRSTAEKVTEGPNAGLYKIKGQKIFITFGEHDLTDNIVHLVLARTPGAPEGTRGISLFLVPKYRLDEGGIPTISNGVHCASIEHKLGIHGSPTAVMVYGEDEDCLGEIVGDEMGGMRAMFVMMNNARLMIGCQGIQIGERATQQAQRFAAERVQSALAGSPDRTPVTIDQHPDVRRMLWRMRAQTEAARALTYYAAAQIDFGKLGDEAAAMRADILIPLVKAHATDIGCEVASLGIQVHGGMGFIEETGAAQHYRDARIAPIYEGTNGIQAADLVGRKLGMAGGDLVRGLIDDIAHGAAEFPELQQLVDACRAVTDWMVGANTADRLAGSYPYLTMHATATCGWLMAIQHKAARAALGEGQGDRAFLEAKIVSTRFYLEQIVPAATGLAASARAGDAALEALPAIA, encoded by the coding sequence ATGACCTATACGCCGCCCACCACCGAACAGCTCTTCGTCCTCAACCATATCGCGCGCATCGACGCGATGGCGCAGCATGATCGTTTCGCCGCCGCGACCCCCGACATGGTCGAGGCGATCGTTGCGGGCATCGGCGAGTTTGCCGCCGAGGTCTATGCGCCGCTCAACCGCATCGGCGATACGGTCAATCCCAAATGGGACAATGGCAAGGTCACGATGCCGCCGGGCTTCAAGGACGCGTATAAACAGTTCGTCGAAGCGGGTTGGGGCAGCATCGACGGTCCCGGCGAATATGGCGGACAGGACCTGCCCTTCACCCTCGCGACCGTCGTGATCGAGGCGCTCGGCAGCGCGAACATGGGCTTTTCGCTGTGCAGCATCCTGACCCCCGGCGCGATCCACGCGCTGATGGCCTATGGCACCGAGGAACAGCGGCAGACATGGCTCCCGAAGCTGGTCACCGGCGAGTGGAACGGCACGATGAACCTGACCGAGCCCGCCGCGGGCAGCGACGTCGGCGCGCTGCGCTCGACGGCGGAAAAGGTCACCGAAGGCCCCAACGCCGGCCTCTACAAGATCAAAGGCCAAAAAATCTTCATCACCTTCGGCGAGCATGACCTCACCGACAATATCGTCCACCTCGTCCTCGCGCGCACCCCCGGCGCGCCCGAGGGGACGCGCGGCATCTCGCTCTTCCTCGTCCCCAAATACCGCCTCGACGAAGGCGGCATTCCGACGATCAGCAACGGCGTCCATTGCGCCTCGATCGAACATAAGCTCGGCATCCATGGCTCGCCGACCGCGGTGATGGTCTATGGCGAAGACGAAGATTGCCTCGGCGAGATTGTCGGCGACGAAATGGGCGGGATGCGCGCGATGTTCGTGATGATGAACAACGCGCGGCTGATGATCGGGTGCCAGGGCATCCAGATCGGCGAGCGCGCGACGCAGCAGGCGCAGCGCTTCGCCGCCGAGCGCGTCCAGTCGGCGCTCGCGGGGTCGCCCGACCGAACGCCCGTCACGATCGACCAGCACCCCGACGTGCGCCGGATGCTGTGGCGGATGCGCGCGCAGACCGAGGCGGCCCGCGCGCTGACCTATTATGCCGCGGCGCAGATCGACTTTGGCAAGCTGGGCGACGAGGCCGCCGCGATGCGCGCCGACATCCTCATCCCGCTCGTCAAGGCGCACGCGACCGACATCGGCTGCGAGGTCGCGAGCCTCGGCATTCAGGTGCATGGCGGCATGGGCTTCATCGAGGAAACCGGCGCCGCGCAGCATTATCGCGACGCGCGTATCGCGCCGATCTACGAAGGCACCAACGGCATCCAGGCGGCGGACCTGGTGGGCCGCAAGCTCGGTATGGCGGGCGGCGATCTTGTTCGCGGCCTGATCGACGACATCGCGCACGGTGCCGCCGAATTCCCCGAATTGCAGCAGCTCGTCGACGCGTGCCGCGCGGTCACCGACTGGATGGTCGGCGCGAACACCGCCGACCGGCTCGCGGGAAGCTATCCCTATCTCACCATGCACGCCACGGCGACGTGCGGCTGGCTGATGGCGATCCAGCACAAGGCGGCGCGCGCCGCGCTGGGCGAAGGCCAAGGCGACCGCGCCTTCCTCGAAGCGAAGATCGTCTCGACGCGCTTCTACCTCGAACAGATCGTCCCAGCGGCGACCGGCCTCGCAGCCTCTGCGCGCGCGGGCGACGCGGCGCTGGAGGCGCTTCCGGCAATCGCCTGA
- a CDS encoding L-threonylcarbamoyladenylate synthase has product MADASKPSLVRAFDSAAITHAAELVAAGQPVAVPTETVYGLAADARNAEAVAGIYAAKGRPDFNPLIVHVADLAAAEALGVFGDVERVLAARFWPGPLTLVVPRSPDCPVASIATAGLDTIALRVPGHRAMQALLAETGAPLAAPSANASGGVSPTRAAHVLATLDGRIALVIDDGPTSAGVESTIARVKDDAVEILRPGPVTADMLGEASGLTVTGVKGSEIVAPGMLASHYAPGKPVRLGAVDFADNEFAIGFGALRGDYCLSGTGDLTEAAARLFDALHAGAASAKARIAVATIPAEGLGAAINDRLARAAV; this is encoded by the coding sequence ATGGCCGATGCCTCAAAGCCCAGTCTTGTTCGCGCGTTCGATAGCGCAGCTATTACCCATGCTGCCGAGCTGGTCGCGGCAGGCCAGCCGGTCGCGGTGCCGACCGAGACGGTGTATGGCTTGGCCGCCGATGCGCGCAATGCTGAGGCAGTGGCGGGCATCTATGCGGCGAAGGGGCGGCCCGATTTTAATCCGCTGATTGTGCATGTGGCCGATCTGGCTGCCGCGGAGGCGCTGGGTGTTTTTGGCGACGTGGAGCGGGTGCTGGCCGCGCGGTTCTGGCCGGGGCCGCTGACCTTGGTCGTGCCGCGCAGCCCCGACTGCCCGGTCGCGAGTATCGCGACGGCGGGGCTCGACACGATCGCGCTACGTGTGCCGGGGCACCGCGCGATGCAGGCGCTGCTGGCCGAGACGGGTGCGCCGCTCGCGGCGCCGAGCGCCAATGCGAGCGGCGGGGTGAGCCCGACGAGGGCCGCGCATGTGCTGGCGACTTTGGATGGGCGCATCGCGCTGGTGATCGACGACGGGCCGACGAGCGCGGGGGTCGAATCGACGATCGCGCGGGTCAAGGACGACGCGGTCGAAATATTGCGGCCGGGGCCGGTGACGGCGGATATGCTTGGCGAGGCGAGCGGGCTGACGGTGACTGGGGTGAAGGGATCGGAGATCGTCGCGCCGGGGATGCTCGCGAGCCATTATGCGCCGGGCAAGCCAGTGCGGCTGGGGGCAGTCGATTTTGCGGACAATGAGTTCGCGATCGGATTTGGCGCGCTTCGCGGCGATTATTGTCTGAGCGGAACGGGCGATCTGACCGAGGCGGCGGCGCGCCTGTTCGATGCGCTGCACGCCGGGGCGGCGAGCGCGAAAGCGCGGATCGCGGTTGCAACGATCCCTGCCGAGGGGCTGGGCGCGGCGATCAACGATCGGCTTGCGCGCGCGGCGGTGTGA
- a CDS encoding thioredoxin family protein — MMRPITFALAALLAIAPAAASETRTLPGVAEPYKSTAFIADPMPAIDAALDTARQSGKPVLLVMGTGGCHDSAWLANLIATDRFAPVRARYEIVYADIGMPHVRGWGRNPEVAKRFRFKIKGTPTVAVLDAEGHVLNRKAAPKWRNAASRSDDDIYNELMN; from the coding sequence ATGATGCGCCCGATCACCTTCGCGCTCGCCGCGCTGCTCGCGATTGCACCAGCCGCCGCCAGCGAAACACGCACCCTCCCCGGCGTCGCCGAGCCCTACAAGAGCACGGCCTTCATCGCCGACCCGATGCCCGCGATCGACGCCGCGCTCGACACAGCAAGGCAATCGGGCAAACCCGTGCTGCTCGTGATGGGCACCGGCGGCTGCCACGACAGCGCCTGGCTGGCAAACCTCATCGCTACCGACCGCTTCGCCCCCGTCCGCGCGCGCTACGAAATCGTCTACGCCGACATCGGCATGCCGCATGTTCGCGGCTGGGGCCGCAATCCCGAGGTCGCCAAACGCTTTCGCTTCAAGATCAAGGGCACGCCCACCGTCGCAGTGCTCGACGCCGAAGGCCATGTGCTTAATCGCAAGGCCGCACCCAAATGGCGCAACGCCGCGAGCCGCAGCGACGACGACATCTATAATGAACTGATGAATTAG
- a CDS encoding SDR family NAD(P)-dependent oxidoreductase codes for MAEMNLAGRIALVTGASRGIGRGIAIGLAEAGADVAVNYTRGAEAAAETVAAIEALGRKAKAYQASVTDEAACTAMVAAVEADFGPMSILINNAGIASRGLSVADTSPEEVDKLFAVHAAGPHRLSRLALPQLRTHARSDIIVISSIATYVNSPNGAPYTMAKAAGEALALTLAKEELKNGVRVNIVAPALTVSDMGEKLSRAITGNADIHHLDTKMPFGRVAVPADVAAAVVWFVSDANSYCSGQKLNIDGAGHATFR; via the coding sequence ATGGCCGAGATGAACCTTGCGGGGCGCATCGCGCTCGTCACCGGCGCCTCGCGCGGGATCGGCCGCGGCATCGCGATCGGCCTTGCCGAGGCGGGCGCCGACGTCGCGGTCAACTACACCCGCGGCGCCGAAGCCGCCGCCGAAACCGTCGCCGCGATTGAGGCGCTCGGCCGCAAGGCGAAGGCTTACCAAGCGTCAGTCACCGACGAGGCCGCCTGCACCGCAATGGTCGCCGCGGTCGAGGCCGATTTCGGTCCGATGTCGATCCTGATCAACAACGCCGGCATCGCCAGCCGCGGGCTGTCCGTCGCCGACACCAGTCCCGAGGAAGTCGACAAGCTCTTCGCCGTCCACGCCGCCGGCCCGCACCGCCTGTCGCGCCTCGCGCTGCCGCAACTGCGCACGCACGCCCGTAGCGACATCATCGTCATCTCCAGCATCGCGACCTATGTGAACTCGCCGAACGGCGCCCCCTACACGATGGCGAAGGCCGCCGGCGAAGCCCTCGCGCTGACGCTCGCCAAGGAGGAGCTGAAAAACGGCGTCCGCGTCAACATCGTCGCCCCCGCGCTCACCGTCAGTGATATGGGTGAAAAACTCTCGCGCGCGATCACCGGCAACGCGGACATCCACCATCTCGACACCAAAATGCCCTTCGGCCGCGTCGCCGTCCCCGCCGACGTCGCCGCCGCGGTGGTGTGGTTCGTCAGCGACGCGAACAGCTATTGCTCGGGCCAGAAACTCAATATCGATGGCGCGGGACATGCGACCTTTCGCTAA
- a CDS encoding DMT family transporter — MRPDSPSPVIPFLIACAGIATFSAMDVLMKGLSIEIGAYNAVLWRTGTGTLLAGALYFASRPKWPGKATMTIHAWRSLFVAGMALSFFWALARLPMAEAIALAFVAPLMALYMAAIFLGEKIGPRSIAASMLGLTGVIVIVAGKLGGSSYSDEALLAVGAVFLSALLYAYNLILARRQAKMAEPMEIAFFQNFFVAAILALGAPWFLAVPDAEQAPNIVGAAILATSSLLLLSWAYARAETQILATTEYTGFLWAMLFGWFFFDEAVTWPTFAGALLIVAACLIVARKTPQLDPIEPAAA; from the coding sequence ATGCGCCCCGATTCGCCCTCGCCCGTCATCCCCTTCCTGATCGCCTGCGCGGGGATCGCGACCTTTTCGGCGATGGACGTACTGATGAAGGGGCTGTCGATCGAGATCGGCGCCTATAATGCGGTCCTCTGGCGCACCGGCACCGGCACGCTGCTGGCGGGCGCGCTCTATTTTGCGAGCCGCCCCAAATGGCCGGGCAAGGCGACCATGACCATCCACGCCTGGCGCTCGCTCTTCGTCGCGGGCATGGCCTTGAGCTTCTTCTGGGCGCTCGCGCGGCTGCCGATGGCGGAGGCGATCGCGCTCGCCTTCGTCGCGCCGCTGATGGCGCTCTATATGGCGGCGATCTTTTTGGGCGAGAAGATCGGCCCGCGCTCGATCGCGGCTTCAATGCTCGGCCTGACCGGCGTGATCGTCATCGTCGCGGGCAAGCTCGGCGGCAGCAGCTATTCGGACGAGGCGCTGCTCGCGGTCGGTGCGGTGTTCCTTTCGGCGCTGCTCTACGCCTATAACCTCATCCTCGCGCGGCGGCAGGCGAAAATGGCCGAACCGATGGAGATCGCCTTTTTTCAGAATTTCTTCGTCGCCGCGATCCTTGCCCTTGGCGCGCCCTGGTTCCTCGCCGTCCCCGACGCAGAGCAAGCCCCGAATATCGTCGGCGCCGCGATCCTCGCGACCAGCTCGCTGCTGCTATTGAGCTGGGCCTATGCCCGCGCCGAGACGCAGATCCTCGCGACGACCGAATATACCGGCTTCCTGTGGGCGATGCTGTTCGGCTGGTTCTTCTTCGACGAAGCCGTCACCTGGCCGACCTTCGCCGGCGCGCTGCTGATCGTCGCCGCTTGCCTGATCGTGGCGCGGAAGACCCCGCAGCTCGACCCGATCGAACCGGCGGCAGCTTAG